Proteins from one Brevibacillus humidisoli genomic window:
- a CDS encoding ATP-grasp domain-containing protein, whose protein sequence is MESLKLADQVLIHDFTNLDGLVKKAHALHQVDPFDGVLAFSEEGLLPAAAIAAHLNIPGLEQGPVHKTCNKYLMRKALESIPHLNVPYSLCTGEEDVRDFFDSVGFPFVLKPLTGFGSKGVVFVNSPDEMEQAYLYSSSNGQESVLAEAYSVGTEFSVESFTYKGEHEILAITDKANTGPPHFVGTFHSLPSLAPPELQKMIMRSVKELLDCINLTFGPAHTEVIVTDQGVKIIESQIRPGGRIYHMIEGALGVDIFHLTARKLFDQEYVPKKGMGGAAIFFIDAAPGIVEKVVGLERVREDPSVYDLSIRCKAGDTVSVWKSSSDRLGHLICVGSTAEQAIASAKKMGQELKIVTKKS, encoded by the coding sequence GTGGAAAGCCTCAAGCTGGCGGATCAAGTATTGATTCACGATTTTACAAACCTCGATGGGTTGGTCAAGAAGGCACACGCTTTGCATCAAGTTGATCCGTTTGATGGTGTGCTTGCCTTTTCGGAGGAGGGGCTTCTGCCTGCAGCAGCAATAGCCGCTCACCTCAATATTCCCGGCTTGGAGCAAGGGCCTGTGCATAAAACGTGCAACAAGTACCTTATGCGAAAAGCGTTGGAATCAATTCCCCATCTTAACGTCCCCTATTCTCTTTGCACAGGGGAGGAGGACGTAAGGGATTTTTTTGACAGCGTCGGTTTCCCCTTCGTGTTGAAGCCCTTGACCGGATTCGGCAGCAAAGGTGTCGTATTTGTAAACTCGCCGGACGAGATGGAACAGGCTTATTTGTACAGCAGCAGCAACGGTCAAGAATCCGTTCTAGCTGAGGCATATTCTGTGGGAACAGAATTTAGTGTAGAGTCCTTTACGTATAAAGGTGAACACGAGATCCTTGCCATTACGGACAAGGCCAATACCGGTCCGCCGCATTTTGTAGGCACATTTCACTCTTTGCCAAGTTTGGCCCCGCCGGAACTGCAAAAAATGATTATGCGTTCAGTCAAAGAGTTGCTGGACTGCATCAACCTCACGTTTGGACCGGCCCATACGGAAGTAATCGTAACAGATCAGGGGGTCAAAATCATAGAATCGCAGATCAGACCAGGCGGTCGGATCTATCACATGATCGAAGGCGCATTAGGGGTCGATATTTTCCATTTGACAGCGAGGAAATTGTTTGATCAGGAGTACGTTCCGAAAAAGGGCATGGGAGGAGCCGCAATCTTTTTTATTGATGCCGCTCCAGGAATTGTTGAAAAAGTTGTTGGGCTGGAGCGGGTGCGGGAAGACCCTTCCGTATACGATCTATCCATCCGATGCAAGGCAGGCGACACGGTTAGCGTATGGAAGAGCTCCTCCGATCGATTGGGGCACCTCATTTGTGTCGGCAGTACAGCGGAGCAGGCGATTGCTTCGGCAAAGAAAATGGGACAAGAGCTCAAGATTGTCACAAAGAAATCCTAA
- a CDS encoding WD40 repeat domain-containing protein, which yields MNVMEEKINDTFNRHRGPVTCVAQIGQTDDVVTSAYDGAVAIFNVKSGDVQLLGYHDHLANRIIVNQEGTKAASCSSDYTIKIWNLATRRLERVLHGHSDDVEDFIFVNEKMGVSASRDQRILVWDLTTGAILRVVEGHEKDVLSLAYHEGKIYSSGDDKTLRVWDLNTGQLLNMWGPFQVETDTCAIDVRHNRVILGCDDGYVRVFDIATGALMREIHAHSSGIKKVAVSPATGDILSAAYDQQLLIWDANHFTCKLRLENHPVKWERSLTWSTEGDVILAGTFDGTVLVWDAVTGKFLREIGDIGDVKGNPCFNDVAATADGDLALVSDDGYIRLKTMNQESGPSELVEPVSGRFLMNGVAMNKKYSLVVGGAHNQRVHLFHMANNKLQDEKEVLLGEGPINTIRISEHPGHEGESFVGCYSGAIVRVSSTGSILGHIRVHEGAVKALRLHPTKPQGVSCSAAGELTSWTFDGQVIHQYLGHTAIINDVDLDPSGTLLSSVSRDFTVKVYEFFTGKLVHSYSLGRRSLKSVCFYDEQTVIVGDYWGHLMRVDLSTGDVLRYRVARNGISSITRMNDQIVAVSYDGGIYFVVPHDLTIVRADKEMQQRVQVLG from the coding sequence ATGAACGTAATGGAAGAGAAAATCAACGATACGTTTAACAGACACAGAGGTCCGGTAACATGTGTAGCGCAGATTGGACAAACCGATGATGTGGTAACCTCAGCTTACGATGGCGCAGTCGCAATCTTTAACGTGAAAAGCGGTGACGTGCAATTGCTAGGTTATCATGATCATCTGGCAAACCGCATTATCGTCAATCAGGAGGGGACAAAAGCTGCTTCCTGCTCCTCTGATTACACGATTAAAATCTGGAATCTGGCAACCCGCAGGCTGGAGAGAGTACTGCACGGGCACAGTGATGATGTGGAAGATTTCATTTTCGTAAACGAGAAAATGGGAGTATCCGCCTCACGGGACCAACGAATACTGGTTTGGGATTTGACGACGGGAGCGATTCTTCGTGTCGTTGAAGGTCATGAGAAGGACGTGCTTTCCCTAGCATACCATGAGGGAAAAATTTATTCCTCCGGTGATGATAAAACCCTGCGGGTCTGGGATCTGAACACAGGACAATTACTCAATATGTGGGGGCCATTTCAAGTAGAGACAGATACTTGTGCGATAGATGTGCGTCACAACCGCGTTATCCTCGGTTGTGATGATGGATATGTGCGGGTTTTTGACATTGCCACGGGTGCATTGATGCGTGAAATCCACGCACACAGCTCCGGAATCAAGAAAGTTGCCGTTTCTCCGGCTACGGGGGACATATTGTCTGCGGCTTACGATCAACAGTTGCTGATTTGGGATGCCAACCACTTCACATGCAAACTGCGCTTAGAGAATCATCCGGTCAAGTGGGAACGTTCTTTGACGTGGTCTACTGAGGGAGACGTCATCCTGGCTGGCACGTTTGACGGAACGGTGTTGGTGTGGGACGCCGTAACAGGCAAGTTTTTACGGGAGATTGGCGACATTGGTGACGTAAAAGGCAACCCATGCTTCAATGACGTGGCCGCTACGGCTGATGGAGACCTCGCGTTGGTAAGCGACGACGGTTATATCAGGCTGAAAACGATGAATCAAGAATCTGGGCCCTCCGAGCTGGTTGAACCGGTCTCTGGCAGGTTTCTGATGAATGGCGTGGCCATGAACAAAAAGTACAGTCTGGTTGTAGGGGGAGCTCATAATCAGCGGGTTCATCTATTCCATATGGCAAATAACAAGCTGCAAGACGAAAAGGAAGTACTGTTGGGAGAAGGGCCAATCAATACGATTCGCATTTCTGAACATCCCGGCCACGAAGGGGAATCTTTTGTTGGATGTTACAGTGGCGCGATCGTCAGAGTAAGTTCAACAGGATCTATACTTGGACACATCCGCGTACATGAAGGGGCGGTCAAGGCATTGCGCCTGCACCCGACGAAACCGCAAGGAGTAAGTTGCTCTGCGGCAGGAGAATTAACTTCATGGACATTTGATGGGCAGGTTATCCACCAATATCTCGGACATACGGCGATTATCAATGATGTAGATCTTGATCCTTCCGGGACGTTGTTGTCCAGCGTATCAAGGGATTTTACCGTAAAGGTGTACGAATTTTTTACCGGAAAACTGGTCCACTCCTATAGCCTTGGCAGGCGTTCTCTAAAATCAGTTTGTTTTTACGATGAACAGACGGTTATCGTCGGGGATTACTGGGGACATCTGATGCGGGTAGATTTGTCCACAGGGGATGTATTGCGGTACAGAGTGGCACGCAACGGGATTAGCAGCATTACTCGGATGAATGATCAGATAGTGGCCGTATCTTACGATGGAGGGATCTATTTTGTCGTTCCACATGATCTGACAATCGTGAGAGCGGATAAAGAGATGCAGCAACGAGTTCAGGTATTGGGGTAA
- a CDS encoding ATP-grasp domain-containing protein yields MKQKKLLMVTPWLRFVRKAKEEGFYFIALWDKRTKGNIFLPEIAKLADELYVFDVNNFDRLESMIESIHTREPLDYIYHLGLEENMLQTYAIAEKYGCAINSSQAISVLNDKYRMRTLLQAHGISTVRFQLVEKLQAVPQMGEEFGFPLVLKPTQLSGSRGVCLCHHQEDVRRWMELMETYQHEGPFLMEEYLHGPEVSVETVTVEGQHHVIGITDKIKTPPPLFVEVGHIHPSQLPMEQQAQIREMVVRFLTAADYRFGPAHTELILTPEGPKIVESQARLGGDRIPKLVHLSTGIELESAIFKGIKGIHPPASTMNGVAMIKYFQWKPGTIQNIEGIDAVQELPYVVHIECTLRPGDVVPEIRDSASRYGYMIVLAKSYEEAIEQIDTAMSMIRVTFEEQA; encoded by the coding sequence GTGAAACAAAAAAAATTATTAATGGTGACGCCATGGCTGCGTTTTGTTCGCAAAGCAAAAGAAGAAGGGTTTTATTTCATAGCTTTGTGGGATAAACGCACAAAAGGGAATATTTTCCTCCCTGAGATTGCCAAATTGGCAGATGAACTTTACGTCTTTGACGTCAATAACTTCGACAGGCTTGAGTCAATGATTGAAAGCATTCATACCAGGGAACCGCTAGACTATATTTATCATCTCGGTCTGGAAGAAAACATGCTGCAGACGTACGCGATTGCCGAGAAGTACGGTTGTGCGATTAATTCCTCGCAGGCAATCAGCGTTCTAAATGACAAATACAGGATGCGTACACTGCTGCAGGCACATGGTATCTCCACAGTCAGATTCCAGCTTGTAGAGAAACTGCAAGCTGTTCCGCAAATGGGCGAGGAATTCGGTTTTCCACTGGTTCTGAAGCCTACTCAGTTGTCCGGCAGCAGGGGAGTGTGCCTCTGTCATCATCAGGAAGACGTCCGGCGGTGGATGGAATTGATGGAGACATATCAACATGAAGGTCCTTTTCTAATGGAAGAGTACCTCCACGGACCAGAGGTTAGTGTAGAGACAGTTACTGTTGAAGGGCAGCACCATGTCATCGGGATCACTGACAAAATAAAGACGCCCCCTCCCTTATTTGTGGAAGTAGGGCATATACACCCATCACAACTGCCGATGGAGCAGCAAGCCCAAATCCGTGAGATGGTTGTCCGGTTCCTTACAGCTGCTGATTACCGGTTTGGTCCTGCTCATACCGAATTGATCCTGACCCCTGAAGGGCCGAAAATCGTAGAGTCCCAGGCCAGGTTAGGTGGTGACAGAATTCCCAAATTAGTTCATTTGTCAACCGGTATAGAGTTGGAATCAGCCATTTTCAAGGGTATAAAAGGCATCCATCCGCCTGCATCCACAATGAACGGGGTGGCCATGATCAAGTACTTTCAATGGAAGCCTGGAACCATTCAAAACATCGAAGGGATAGATGCAGTGCAGGAGTTGCCGTATGTGGTGCATATAGAATGTACACTGCGTCCCGGAGACGTGGTTCCAGAGATCAGGGATTCGGCCAGCCGATACGGGTACATGATTGTGCTTGCAAAGTCATACGAAGAAGCCATAGAGCAGATCGACACGGCCATGTCGATGATTCGGGTCACCTTTGAGGAGCAGGCATAA
- a CDS encoding MFS transporter — protein MVFPFMVIYFAEHFGPSIAGFLMLITVIAGLLSSFFGGYYADVKGRKKVLAVSERYRFGSLLLLALVNSPWFELPLLSFFLFLINIVLISISTPANEALIIDASTQETRKYIYTISYWVTNFSLGIGTLIGSFFYNTHFFELLLVISLSSLLSYAIIQKYVTDVIPPSVDAERVSLVKIFHSYSSVFKDRLFIKYFFGGAFLLGIEMQLGNYIGVRLAHQFEMQPLPLIGEIDGVEMFGMVRVENTILVVVLASVFTKIGKALSDRISFYLGSLLFVGGYTVLVVSNDVWILMGATLVFTLGELLYVPVFQAMFADIVPDDGRSKYAAVNKLNIRAAMIMGSLGLTIGAFLPPWCMAVLYVFMGLASVYLYRRLLHHFQSRPKNVDSPVS, from the coding sequence ATGGTTTTTCCTTTCATGGTGATTTACTTCGCTGAGCACTTTGGACCAAGTATCGCCGGGTTTTTGATGTTGATAACAGTGATCGCTGGGTTGCTATCCAGTTTTTTTGGCGGATATTACGCAGACGTAAAAGGAAGAAAAAAAGTACTGGCTGTTTCCGAACGGTATCGCTTTGGATCGCTGCTTCTTTTGGCACTGGTTAATTCGCCCTGGTTTGAACTTCCGCTCCTCTCGTTCTTTCTTTTTTTGATCAATATCGTTCTGATCAGTATATCCACTCCGGCAAATGAGGCGTTAATAATTGACGCAAGCACGCAGGAGACGAGGAAATACATCTATACGATATCTTACTGGGTGACAAACTTTTCGCTCGGTATTGGTACGCTGATCGGCTCGTTTTTTTACAACACACACTTTTTTGAACTGCTGTTGGTTATCTCGCTCTCATCCTTGCTCTCATACGCCATCATCCAAAAGTATGTTACCGATGTGATTCCACCCTCTGTTGATGCCGAGCGAGTCTCCTTGGTCAAGATATTTCACAGCTATTCGAGCGTCTTTAAGGATCGTCTCTTTATCAAATATTTTTTTGGCGGAGCATTCTTGCTCGGCATTGAAATGCAGTTGGGAAATTACATAGGAGTGCGGTTAGCCCACCAGTTTGAAATGCAACCTCTCCCGCTTATCGGCGAGATTGACGGGGTTGAGATGTTTGGAATGGTAAGGGTAGAGAACACTATCCTAGTGGTTGTACTTGCGTCCGTTTTCACCAAGATTGGCAAAGCCTTATCTGACCGGATCAGCTTCTATCTGGGATCGTTGCTGTTCGTTGGAGGTTATACCGTTCTGGTCGTCAGCAACGATGTATGGATACTGATGGGCGCTACATTGGTTTTCACTTTGGGAGAATTGCTCTATGTCCCTGTTTTTCAGGCTATGTTTGCCGACATCGTTCCCGATGACGGAAGAAGCAAATACGCTGCAGTCAATAAGTTGAATATACGCGCCGCGATGATCATGGGCTCACTTGGCCTTACAATCGGGGCATTTTTACCACCGTGGTGTATGGCGGTGCTCTATGTGTTCATGGGGCTGGCGAGCGTGTATCTGTATCGACGTCTGCTTCATCATTTCCAAAGTCGGCCAAAGAACGTGGATAGTCCCGTTTCTTAA
- a CDS encoding GTP cyclohydrolase II translates to MLTKSSLYNVLLSRWQVIKDGDGEIVYLFGPNQMPIKIDDQTHVFQWFTWLKAENLPENIEEFLDALPEQDLSRLQYSSLLTYGDFSGAEEAKIRLHSICHTGDIFGSQRCDCGSQFREALKRIVAFGAGGLFYLADHEGRGIGLFSKALTYALQEEGLDTAEANKALGLAIDQRSYHEAVLVLKWLRNKPIILLSNNPDKVQFLSDGGVFVSGVEPLMGEVSEYNHFYLATKADVFLRDIKLPEKIVNKKGWAL, encoded by the coding sequence ATGTTGACCAAAAGCAGTCTGTATAACGTGCTGTTGTCCCGTTGGCAGGTGATAAAGGATGGCGATGGAGAGATTGTCTACCTGTTCGGTCCCAATCAGATGCCGATCAAAATCGATGACCAAACGCATGTGTTTCAATGGTTTACATGGCTTAAAGCCGAAAACTTGCCCGAGAATATCGAGGAGTTTTTGGACGCATTGCCTGAGCAAGACTTGTCGCGCCTGCAATACAGTTCTTTGCTGACGTACGGTGATTTTTCCGGTGCAGAGGAAGCAAAAATCCGACTGCACAGTATTTGCCATACAGGCGATATTTTTGGCAGTCAGCGTTGCGACTGTGGAAGTCAATTCCGGGAGGCGCTTAAAAGGATTGTTGCATTTGGAGCGGGAGGCCTGTTTTATCTCGCTGATCATGAAGGAAGAGGCATCGGCTTGTTTAGCAAAGCATTAACCTATGCCCTACAGGAAGAGGGGCTAGACACAGCGGAGGCAAACAAAGCGCTGGGATTGGCGATAGACCAACGAAGCTACCATGAAGCGGTGCTGGTGCTGAAGTGGTTGCGCAACAAGCCGATCATTCTGCTAAGCAATAATCCAGACAAAGTCCAGTTTTTGTCTGATGGTGGAGTATTCGTCTCAGGAGTGGAGCCGTTGATGGGGGAAGTAAGTGAATACAATCATTTTTACCTGGCAACGAAAGCGGATGTTTTTTTGCGCGATATAAAATTGCCCGAAAAAATAGTGAACAAAAAGGGGTGGGCACTATGA
- a CDS encoding formylglycine-generating enzyme family protein yields the protein MTYQGSLARFKGQLNSLSDRGAMGLPEYYTSGRLEGIQPSFDVLRKSSRDELVSIAESNDAPFAERYTAGAILSLLGDPRINIFNPEMIVIPGCITRLGLEPEKVDQIVRLFEETGIIPEWIEKETPAFEVEIRTFKIAKYPVTNLECLAFLKENTAAEIPSSWRFGRYPFELANHPVHTVSAESADAYAAWLSEKTGRSFRLPSEYEWEYAAAGAERLEFPWGDQFLDDHANTIESGILGTTPVGIFPKGYSRFGVADMAGNVEEYVADLYRPYPSGKRIEDDLSHSLGTYRVARGGSFTRFRDLARCKRRHGRFPRDIYVMGFRLAEDV from the coding sequence ATGACTTACCAGGGATCGCTTGCTCGTTTCAAAGGTCAGTTGAACAGTTTAAGTGACCGTGGAGCGATGGGACTGCCTGAATACTACACTTCGGGCAGATTAGAGGGTATTCAACCGAGCTTTGATGTTTTAAGAAAAAGCAGCAGGGACGAGTTGGTTAGCATCGCGGAAAGCAACGACGCCCCATTCGCAGAGCGTTATACGGCTGGAGCTATTCTCTCTCTATTGGGGGATCCCAGAATAAACATTTTTAACCCTGAGATGATAGTGATACCCGGTTGCATAACCAGACTGGGTCTAGAGCCGGAGAAGGTAGATCAGATTGTCAGATTGTTTGAGGAGACGGGGATTATCCCTGAATGGATTGAAAAGGAAACACCGGCCTTTGAGGTGGAAATCCGCACATTCAAAATAGCCAAGTATCCAGTGACAAATCTGGAGTGCCTGGCATTCTTAAAAGAGAATACGGCAGCCGAAATACCTAGTTCATGGAGATTTGGCCGCTATCCCTTCGAGTTGGCCAATCACCCCGTACATACTGTTTCGGCAGAAAGTGCCGATGCCTACGCAGCATGGCTTTCTGAGAAGACGGGCCGATCATTCCGCTTGCCGTCTGAATACGAATGGGAGTATGCAGCAGCCGGAGCGGAGCGATTGGAGTTCCCATGGGGCGATCAGTTTTTGGACGATCATGCCAATACGATTGAGAGTGGAATTCTCGGCACTACACCTGTTGGTATCTTCCCAAAAGGCTATTCAAGATTTGGGGTGGCTGATATGGCTGGAAACGTAGAGGAATATGTAGCCGATCTCTATCGCCCATACCCTAGCGGCAAAAGGATTGAAGATGATTTGTCCCATTCACTAGGTACGTACCGTGTAGCGAGAGGGGGAAGCTTCACACGCTTTCGAGACCTTGCCCGCTGTAAGCGAAGGCACGGCAGATTTCCGCGAGACATCTATGTTATGGGATTCCGCCTGGCAGAAGACGTATGA
- a CDS encoding pyridoxal-phosphate dependent enzyme, producing MTFLPKVEERRLGDFAGKLGNTPIMEVPSTPGAGKILAKCEWHNPTGSVKDRTAYAMMAEVLKGVAEEEQERLHILEYSGGNLGLSLATICHLLQIKLTLVLSNGANKSLLASLQSLGANVKLVDKQKGFWGVMETTFQLSDSDPSYTFLYQHRNEANFHIHKNETGKEILEQVDGKIDAWVASIGTGGTLMGVYETLSSKFPDMELHAVTPAELPYGSEQPPNGLRKYAGSGGLGCGRKQLFVERKEQKVTRHWTYSFQDTLVEMRRFYEETGVKIGTSAAANLLAARRVAELLGSNAVVVTVFPDAGSPEEWEAAYG from the coding sequence ATGACGTTCCTCCCAAAAGTAGAGGAAAGGCGGTTAGGGGATTTTGCCGGCAAACTGGGCAACACCCCCATTATGGAGGTTCCATCGACGCCTGGAGCCGGAAAAATATTGGCAAAATGTGAGTGGCATAATCCAACCGGTTCAGTCAAAGATCGAACGGCATACGCCATGATGGCAGAGGTTCTAAAAGGGGTGGCTGAGGAGGAGCAGGAGCGTTTACATATTCTCGAGTACAGTGGAGGTAACCTTGGCCTATCTCTTGCTACCATCTGCCACTTGCTGCAGATCAAGCTGACGCTGGTGCTAAGTAACGGGGCAAATAAAAGTCTGCTTGCGAGTCTGCAATCACTTGGAGCAAACGTGAAGCTTGTCGACAAACAGAAGGGGTTCTGGGGCGTGATGGAAACCACATTCCAATTAAGCGATTCAGATCCTTCCTATACGTTTCTCTACCAGCATCGCAATGAAGCCAACTTTCACATCCACAAGAACGAAACAGGCAAGGAAATCTTAGAGCAGGTAGATGGAAAAATCGATGCCTGGGTAGCTTCGATCGGAACTGGAGGAACCCTGATGGGTGTCTATGAGACGTTGTCCTCCAAGTTTCCAGACATGGAGCTTCACGCTGTCACGCCTGCGGAACTTCCTTATGGCAGCGAACAACCTCCAAACGGTTTGCGCAAATATGCGGGTTCCGGAGGGCTGGGGTGTGGGAGAAAACAGCTTTTTGTCGAACGGAAAGAGCAAAAAGTAACCCGGCATTGGACGTACAGCTTTCAGGACACGCTTGTGGAGATGAGGAGATTTTACGAAGAGACTGGGGTAAAGATTGGCACATCAGCTGCAGCAAATCTACTGGCAGCTCGCCGTGTCGCGGAACTGTTAGGATCAAACGCTGTCGTCGTAACCGTCTTTCCGGATGCCGGTTCTCCGGAAGAGTGGGAGGCAGCTTATGGATGA
- a CDS encoding ATP-grasp domain-containing protein, giving the protein MCRQYSGAGDCFGKENGTRAQDCHKEILSEGKSLAHIMFIESNPIGFEGIRRAKERGHRITFATTDLDYYHRRNQLQPVLQSIDKIIELPSYDDMDQAEAEIRKWLGGDQLDSIMTFNELHVAVAAQMAARFGLQGLPPQVARNARDKWKSRMLLQEQGIAVPRYQYVSDLEESLRIGHAIGYPVVVKPRDGTGSLYVRCIHNDHEMKQYFDELKSVTEYGRSVRRERGFLVEEFVYGTLISVETMTHSGHTDVIGITERDVTGYPYFVEIGSLFPSDHPQSELIRATAIQAIEALDIHFGICHIEMIATSSGPVVIEVNPRLAGGLIPKLIELATGIDMIEATLDLHLGKPVRLIPHKGRYAYSFHFTPPCVGKLTATKGWEQVISSPSVADAAWWKEDGALLPPLRSNFDRLGYVVVECDSGAQIREKTREIIQQMRLLIEYNL; this is encoded by the coding sequence TTGTGTCGGCAGTACAGCGGAGCAGGCGATTGCTTCGGCAAAGAAAATGGGACAAGAGCTCAAGATTGTCACAAAGAAATCCTAAGCGAGGGAAAATCTTTGGCACACATAATGTTCATTGAGAGCAACCCTATCGGTTTTGAGGGGATCAGGAGAGCAAAAGAACGCGGTCACCGCATTACCTTTGCTACAACAGACTTGGATTATTACCACAGACGGAACCAGCTGCAGCCAGTTCTTCAAAGTATCGATAAAATAATCGAATTGCCTTCGTACGATGACATGGATCAGGCAGAAGCAGAGATACGGAAGTGGTTGGGGGGTGATCAACTTGACTCCATCATGACCTTTAATGAACTGCATGTTGCCGTTGCTGCACAAATGGCTGCTCGTTTTGGATTGCAAGGCTTGCCTCCCCAAGTGGCGAGAAACGCAAGGGATAAGTGGAAATCCAGAATGCTTTTGCAGGAACAGGGCATTGCTGTTCCTAGATATCAGTATGTATCCGACTTGGAAGAGTCTCTGCGTATAGGCCACGCCATTGGTTACCCTGTCGTGGTAAAGCCAAGGGACGGGACAGGAAGTCTTTACGTCCGTTGTATCCACAATGATCACGAAATGAAACAGTACTTTGATGAGCTGAAATCCGTAACTGAGTATGGACGTTCCGTAAGACGGGAGAGGGGATTTCTTGTTGAAGAGTTTGTTTATGGAACGCTTATCAGTGTCGAAACCATGACGCACAGCGGCCATACAGACGTGATTGGCATCACCGAGAGGGATGTTACCGGCTATCCTTACTTCGTAGAAATCGGCTCCTTGTTTCCCTCTGATCATCCACAATCCGAATTGATTAGAGCCACAGCCATCCAAGCCATTGAGGCCCTCGATATTCACTTTGGGATTTGTCATATTGAAATGATCGCCACAAGTAGTGGTCCTGTTGTGATTGAGGTCAACCCACGTCTGGCAGGTGGATTGATTCCCAAGCTGATCGAATTGGCGACAGGGATTGACATGATTGAGGCGACCCTCGATCTTCACCTGGGAAAACCTGTCCGTTTGATTCCGCATAAAGGCCGCTATGCTTATTCATTCCATTTTACACCACCGTGTGTAGGGAAACTGACGGCAACCAAAGGGTGGGAACAGGTGATTTCATCACCATCCGTGGCAGATGCGGCTTGGTGGAAAGAGGATGGAGCACTTTTACCCCCATTGCGTTCAAATTTTGATCGACTCGGGTACGTTGTGGTCGAGTGTGATAGCGGAGCTCAGATTCGGGAGAAGACGCGGGAGATTATTCAACAGATGAGATTGCTCATTGAATACAATCTGTAA
- a CDS encoding SAM-dependent methyltransferase: MDDHDSYKQILLDSFTNSYQTGKDLWSLDQGLTDIAQLLLSRLSPDSPQHVLDIGTGNGRHAELFLAQGIRFTGIDLYRHRDWEKYERLYSDSATFVHSPFLDWNNPAAFTAILDNGCFHHQHPAEYGPYLKKIYQLLTDGGYLTLGLYAANDHETIGRFEVMPSGKYRRYFTPVEIQSLLQENGFVCLQVNKVLVKERNRYYLAALAQKPGKRGGGSV, encoded by the coding sequence ATGGATGATCACGATTCGTACAAACAGATTCTCCTCGACAGTTTTACAAACAGTTATCAAACCGGGAAAGACTTATGGTCATTGGATCAGGGACTAACGGATATCGCGCAACTGTTGTTAAGCCGCCTCAGTCCGGACTCCCCCCAACATGTCCTGGATATAGGGACGGGAAATGGCAGGCATGCTGAGCTCTTTCTCGCACAGGGAATCCGTTTTACGGGCATTGATTTGTATCGGCACAGGGATTGGGAAAAGTATGAGCGTCTGTATTCCGATTCTGCCACCTTTGTTCACTCGCCTTTTCTTGACTGGAACAACCCAGCAGCTTTCACGGCTATTCTCGACAATGGCTGCTTCCATCACCAGCATCCTGCGGAGTATGGACCGTATCTCAAAAAGATCTATCAACTGCTGACCGATGGTGGTTATCTGACGCTTGGTCTTTATGCAGCGAATGATCATGAAACAATCGGACGCTTTGAGGTTATGCCGAGCGGGAAGTACAGGCGCTACTTTACACCGGTAGAGATTCAATCCCTGCTGCAAGAAAACGGGTTTGTCTGCCTTCAAGTCAATAAAGTCCTTGTCAAAGAACGAAATCGATATTACCTTGCTGCGCTGGCTCAAAAACCAGGGAAGCGGGGGGGCGGGTCAGTATGA